One genomic region from Danio aesculapii chromosome 24, fDanAes4.1, whole genome shotgun sequence encodes:
- the msl2b gene encoding E3 ubiquitin-protein ligase MSL2b: MNPVNATTLYVSACRSVLQCDPRDPQALAEIYKLLPFFRQSLACLVCGNLLQDPIAPTNSSCQHYVCKSCKGKKMMMKPSCSWCKDYEQFEENKQLCILVDCYKKLCEYIADSPLAQHISSTVEGSSDILSLLNEGLEGQGEESLSLSLTNQSPTPSTSETLPDEGQSPSTEIKEQGLSPLGVNGLQDCNGLTNVEELTASLPSLEASVPDSVESSGADEVKQESFTNEIPVCEAVAAAGEELCTSTLDICGFSEDIKHDGGTLLLSVEEVLRTLEPDHVSQDECPAILQSTLEPSGNLNGPFSSVDSSRQPSSLPQDSHEVLVPQHQVSQQNQQHLGISCSAVTPRMPRSNRKRSRSESDSEKIQPLPISTFICGPTLGASAPVQIKCEPKSPAQTIPHMAVVPNGGGLSKVGKTLLVPAKPVKKTLDHHGPKKAYTKSKQGTPKSKEKMKDRILTSSLIPGSPTKVVYKKAQEKKGCKCGRATQNPSVLTCRGQRCPCYSNRKACLDCICRGCQNSYMANGEKKLEAFAVPEKALEQTRLTLGINVTSIAVRNATGSGAGGMLNVSTAAGSPVASFLATGPHEDKGFDEPLDMRFD, translated from the exons ATGAACCCGGTGAATGCGACCACTCTCTACGTGTCAGCTTGTCGGTCGGTGCTGCAGTGCGATCCCCGGGACCCCCAGGCTTTGGCGGAAATCTATAAGCTCTTGCCCTTTTTCAGACAGTCTCTCGCCTGCCTTGTGTGTG GCAATTTGCTACAAGATCCAATCGCTCCTACCAACTCATCGTGCCAGCACTATGTCTGTAAATCATGTAAAGGCAAAAAGATGATGATGAAACCGTCGTGCAGCTGGTGCAAAGACTATGAGCAGTTTGAAGAGAATAAGCAGTTGTGCATCTTGGTGGATTGCTACAAAAAACTCTGCGAGTACATCGCAGATTCTCCTCTCGCTCAACACATTTCAAGTACTGTGGAAGGGTCTTCAGACATCCTGTCCTTGTTGAATGAGGGACTGGAGGGTCAGGGGGAGGAGTCACTCTCCCTGAGTTTGACAAACCAATCACCAACACCCTCAACCTCAGAAACGCTCCCCGATGAGGGCCAGTCCCCTTCCACAGAGATCAAGGAGCAAGGCCTCAGCCCTCTTGGGGTGAATGGTCTTCAGGATTGCAATGGCTTGACCAATGTAGAGGAATTGACTGCCAGCTTACCTTCTCTTGAGGCCAGTGTCCCTGACTCAGTGGAGAGTAGCGGGGCTGATGAAGTGAAGCAAGAGAGTTTCACCAATGAAATCCCTGTTTGCGAGGCAGTGGCAGCAGCTGGTGAGGAGCTTTGTACAAGCACCTTGGACATTTGTGGCTTCAGCGAGGATATTAAACACGATGGTGGGACTCTCCTCTTGAGTGTAGAGGAAGTGCTCAGGACTCTAGAACCAGATCATGTTTCCCAGGATGAGTGTCCTGCTATTTTGCAATCAACTCTTGAACCTTCGGGGAACTTAAACGGACCATTTTCCTCGGTTGACTCTAGCCGGCAACCCTCCTCACTCCCACAGGACTCGCACGAAGTTCTTGTGCCCCAACACCAGGTGTCCCAGCAGAATCAGCAACATTTAGGAATATCCTGTTCTGCAGTGACACCACGAATGCCACGTTCCAATCGGAAGCGCTCGCGGTCAGAAAGCGATAGTGAGAAGATCCAACCCTTGCCCATTTCCACCTTCATCTGTGGCCCTACATTGGGAGCCTCTGCTCCGGTTCAGATCAAGTGTGAGCCAAAATCTCCTGCACAGACTATCCCGCACATGGCAGTGGTGCCCAATGGTGGTGGCCTTTCAAAGGTGGGCAAGACATTACTAGTGCCTGCCAAACCTGTCAAAAAGACCCTAGACCACCATGGACCTAAGAAGGCGTACACTAAATCCAAACAAGGCACTCCAAAATCCAAGGAGAAGATGAAAGACAGAATTCTGACTAGCTCCCTCATTCCCGGCAGCCCCACCAAAGTGGTGTACAAAAAGGCGCAGGAGAAAAAGGGCTGCAAGTGCGGCAGAGCGACTCAAAACCCAAGTGTTCTTACATGCCGTGGACAGCGATGCCCCTGTTACTCCAACCGCAAAGCCTGTCTGGACTGCATATGCAGGGGCTGCCAGAACTCCTACATGGCCAATGGCGAAAAAAAGCTGGAGGCCTTTGCGGTGCCAGAAAAGGCACTCGAGCAGACAAGACTAACTCTAGGCATAAACGTCACCAGCATCGCAGTGCGTAACGCCACCGGGAGCGGCGCCGGCGGGATGCTGAACGTCTCCACCGCGGCTGGTTCACCTGTGGCCTCTTTCTTGGCTACGGGACCACACGAAGACAAAGGATTCGATGAACCATTGGACATGAGGTTTGACTGA
- the tnfsf10 gene encoding tumor necrosis factor ligand superfamily member 10 isoform X2: MVSMTSSHTMQYIGLLLLAAILLQTIAVAVTFIYFSNVLTTMKETFSKSSVSCLMRANLRTIKGQELNGAEGKDDPCWQVTQQLHFLIEKSMSSRYQKEITSAVKDQDDSSRPKIAAHVTGSYTPESEKDGAGLPNRKVYGQKIQSWESEKGLAFLQNVELSDGELVVPQAGLYYIYSQTYFRHTLIEEDESPREDEYGSMGESVRGKPMLQYVYKKVSSYQVPILLMKNARTTCWSRDSEYGLYSIYQAGLFQLGSGDRVFVTVSNVSTIDMDEKSSFFGAFLVS, encoded by the exons ATGGTCAGCATGACAAGCTCACACACCATGCAGTACATCGGACTTCTGCTGCTGGCTGCTATCCTCCTGCAAACAATAGCCGTGGCTGTAACTTTCATTTACTTCAGCAACGTCTTGACGACG ATGAAAGAGACCTTCTCCAAGAGCAGCGTGTCTTGTCTTATGCGGGCCAACCTCAGGACTATAAAGGGTCAGGAGCTGAACGGGGCCGAGGGCAAGGACGACCCCTGCTGGCAGGTCACGCAGCAGCTCCACTTTCTGATTGAAAAG tcaatGTCCAGTCGATATCAGAAAGAAATTACATCTGCTGTCAAAG ATCAAGACGATTCCTCTCGGCCTAAGATTGCAGCCCATGTGACTGGGAGTTATACACCAGAATCAGAAAAAGACGGAGCAG GTCTACCAAACAGGAAGGTCTACGGACAGAAGATCCAGTCTTGGGAGTCCGAAAAAGGTCTGGCTTTTCTCCAGAATGTGGAGTTGAGTGACGGAGAATTGGTGGTACCTCAGGCTGGCCTTTATTATATCTACTCGCAAACGTATTTTCGTCATACGCTGATCGAGGAAGACGAAAGCCCTCGTGAGGATGAGTACGGCTCGATGGGCGAATCTGTTCGAGGGAAACCGATGTTGCAGTATGTTTATAAAAAAGTAAGCTCCTATCAGGTGCCGATTCTGCTAATGAAGAATGCTCGGACAACATGTTGGTCACGTGACTCCGAATACGGTCTTTATTCGATCTACCAAGCTGGGCTTTTTCAACTCGGAAGTGGAGATCGAGTGTTTGTGACAGTCAGCAACGTAAGCACAATTGACATGGATGAGAAGTCAAGCTTCTTCGGAGCATTTCTGGTGAGCTAG
- the tnfsf10 gene encoding tumor necrosis factor ligand superfamily member 10 isoform X1 → MVSMTSSHTMQYIGLLLLAAILLQTIAVAVTFIYFSNVLTTMKETFSKSSVSCLMRANLRTIKGQELNGAEGKDDPCWQVTQQLHFLIEKSMSSRYQKEITSAVKDEVSRVLPSLVIQDQDDSSRPKIAAHVTGSYTPESEKDGAGLPNRKVYGQKIQSWESEKGLAFLQNVELSDGELVVPQAGLYYIYSQTYFRHTLIEEDESPREDEYGSMGESVRGKPMLQYVYKKVSSYQVPILLMKNARTTCWSRDSEYGLYSIYQAGLFQLGSGDRVFVTVSNVSTIDMDEKSSFFGAFLVS, encoded by the exons ATGGTCAGCATGACAAGCTCACACACCATGCAGTACATCGGACTTCTGCTGCTGGCTGCTATCCTCCTGCAAACAATAGCCGTGGCTGTAACTTTCATTTACTTCAGCAACGTCTTGACGACG ATGAAAGAGACCTTCTCCAAGAGCAGCGTGTCTTGTCTTATGCGGGCCAACCTCAGGACTATAAAGGGTCAGGAGCTGAACGGGGCCGAGGGCAAGGACGACCCCTGCTGGCAGGTCACGCAGCAGCTCCACTTTCTGATTGAAAAG tcaatGTCCAGTCGATATCAGAAAGAAATTACATCTGCTGTCAAAG ATGAAGTCTCTCGTGTTCTTCCCTCACTGGTGATCCAAGATCAAGACGATTCCTCTCGGCCTAAGATTGCAGCCCATGTGACTGGGAGTTATACACCAGAATCAGAAAAAGACGGAGCAG GTCTACCAAACAGGAAGGTCTACGGACAGAAGATCCAGTCTTGGGAGTCCGAAAAAGGTCTGGCTTTTCTCCAGAATGTGGAGTTGAGTGACGGAGAATTGGTGGTACCTCAGGCTGGCCTTTATTATATCTACTCGCAAACGTATTTTCGTCATACGCTGATCGAGGAAGACGAAAGCCCTCGTGAGGATGAGTACGGCTCGATGGGCGAATCTGTTCGAGGGAAACCGATGTTGCAGTATGTTTATAAAAAAGTAAGCTCCTATCAGGTGCCGATTCTGCTAATGAAGAATGCTCGGACAACATGTTGGTCACGTGACTCCGAATACGGTCTTTATTCGATCTACCAAGCTGGGCTTTTTCAACTCGGAAGTGGAGATCGAGTGTTTGTGACAGTCAGCAACGTAAGCACAATTGACATGGATGAGAAGTCAAGCTTCTTCGGAGCATTTCTGGTGAGCTAG